In Bacillus sp. KH172YL63, one genomic interval encodes:
- a CDS encoding trimeric intracellular cation channel family protein has translation MTWEVLSIIGTIAFAISGAIIAMEEEYDILGVYILGIVTAFGGGAIRNLLIGVPVSALWEQGMLFQIALLSITAVFLFPHNLLKHWRRWGNFFDAIGLSAFAIQGALYASEMNHPISAIIVAAVLTGSGGGIIRDLLAGRKPLVLRSEIYAVWAVLCGAAIGLGFVHSAFELYSLFIITTALRVLSYLYKWRLPNRSLRAQM, from the coding sequence ATGACATGGGAAGTCCTGAGCATCATCGGTACAATTGCATTTGCTATTTCAGGTGCCATCATTGCCATGGAAGAAGAGTATGATATTTTAGGCGTATATATTTTGGGGATTGTCACTGCATTCGGCGGAGGTGCCATTCGGAATTTATTGATCGGTGTTCCGGTGTCTGCCCTTTGGGAACAGGGCATGTTGTTTCAAATTGCTCTCCTTTCGATCACGGCCGTCTTCCTGTTCCCTCATAATTTGTTGAAGCACTGGAGAAGATGGGGGAATTTCTTCGATGCGATCGGTTTATCTGCTTTCGCAATCCAGGGGGCCTTATATGCATCTGAAATGAATCATCCGATCAGCGCGATCATCGTAGCCGCTGTCTTAACGGGAAGCGGCGGTGGAATCATCCGGGACCTTCTGGCCGGCCGGAAACCATTGGTGCTGAGATCGGAAATTTATGCAGTATGGGCTGTCCTTTGCGGTGCTGCCATCGGACTTGGTTTTGTACACTCGGCATTTGAACTATATTCATTATTCATCATCACCACTGCATTGCGTGTACTGTCTTATCTATATAAGTGGAGATTACCGAACAGGAGCTTGCGGGCTCAAATGTAA
- a CDS encoding FAD-binding oxidoreductase, with translation MLKEKRNVLWLIILLVLSYTLIFIWKTQDSPANDVVTDVARLMPTKIHKMVEGNETESIKETILEAKKENLKVSIAGKRHSQGGHTYYRDGLVLDMTGYNKVLEVDPVRKTVRVQSGATWDDIQKAINPYGLSVKVMQSQNIFTIGGSLSVNVHGRDIRNGSLIETVNWFRLLKPDGDIITVSREGNAEYFPLVIGGYGLFGVILDAELQLTSDELYMMNVEEMRYDEYKDYFLKNVLGKGDVKMHLARLSTAPDSFLEDMYVTDYVLDENQEELASSAQLKEDRLTFLTKFLLGVSRDFDWGKNAFWNMQKEFFQKREGMLETRNNVMRSESAFLEYEGENDTDILQEYFIPVEEYDAYIDELRAYLSHQDLNLMNITVRYVPRNEEALMSYAKDDMFALVLLINQGRSEDDIERTGETIRGMIDLTIDHGGSYYLPYYEYPTVDQMHAAYPNGDEFFNWKKELDPDEVFMNFFYERYGQ, from the coding sequence ATGCTTAAAGAGAAAAGGAACGTATTGTGGCTCATCATTTTACTCGTCTTGAGCTACACTCTGATTTTCATCTGGAAAACACAAGACAGTCCAGCGAATGATGTGGTGACAGACGTAGCCAGGTTGATGCCGACAAAGATTCATAAAATGGTTGAAGGAAACGAGACTGAAAGCATAAAAGAAACAATCCTGGAAGCGAAAAAGGAAAATCTTAAGGTGTCGATAGCCGGAAAGAGACATAGTCAAGGGGGGCATACCTATTACCGGGATGGCCTTGTACTGGATATGACCGGATATAATAAAGTGCTGGAAGTCGATCCTGTTCGAAAGACTGTCCGTGTCCAAAGCGGGGCGACGTGGGATGATATCCAAAAAGCCATCAATCCTTATGGTCTTTCCGTGAAAGTGATGCAGTCCCAGAATATCTTTACAATCGGGGGATCCCTTTCTGTGAATGTCCACGGAAGGGATATCCGCAACGGATCATTGATTGAAACGGTCAATTGGTTCAGACTGCTCAAGCCGGATGGAGACATCATCACAGTATCAAGAGAGGGAAATGCAGAATATTTTCCGCTGGTCATCGGGGGCTACGGGCTGTTTGGGGTGATCCTAGACGCGGAATTACAACTGACCAGCGATGAATTATATATGATGAACGTAGAAGAGATGCGATACGATGAATATAAGGATTATTTTCTGAAGAATGTGCTTGGGAAAGGTGATGTGAAAATGCATCTAGCCAGGTTATCGACCGCTCCGGACTCTTTCCTCGAAGACATGTATGTGACCGATTATGTATTAGATGAAAATCAGGAAGAACTAGCTTCCTCCGCGCAATTGAAAGAAGATCGGCTCACATTTTTGACTAAGTTCCTGCTCGGGGTCTCCAGAGATTTTGATTGGGGGAAAAATGCATTTTGGAACATGCAGAAAGAGTTCTTTCAAAAGCGGGAAGGTATGCTGGAGACCCGGAATAATGTGATGCGTTCAGAATCTGCATTCCTGGAATATGAAGGGGAAAATGATACTGATATTTTGCAGGAGTACTTCATTCCTGTCGAAGAATACGATGCATACATCGACGAATTAAGGGCGTACTTATCTCACCAGGACTTGAATTTGATGAACATTACGGTGCGCTATGTGCCCCGTAATGAAGAAGCGCTCATGTCTTATGCAAAAGACGATATGTTCGCCCTTGTGCTTTTGATCAATCAAGGGAGAAGTGAAGATGATATTGAAAGGACAGGTGAAACAATCAGGGGAATGATCGATTTGACCATTGATCATGGGGGGAGCTACTATCTTCCTTATTATGAATACCCGACAGTAGACCAGATGCATGCAGCATACCCGAATGGTGATGAATTTTTCAATTGGAAGAAGGAGCTTGACCCTGATGAAGTGTTCATGAATTTCTTTTATGAGAGGTACGGCCAATGA
- the hflX gene encoding GTPase HflX, producing the protein MKNESLEKVILVGCQIDEDDLRFQYSLGELGELTETARGQVSAILTQKRESVHPGTYIGKGKVEELVLLEEELEPDIIIFNDELSPSQIRNLSKELQARVIDRTQLILDIFAQRARSREGKLQVELAQLQYLLPRLIGQGASLSRLGGGIGTRGPGETKLESDRRHIHRRIDDIKKQLQSIVGHRERYRERRKRNKSFQIALVGYTNAGKSTLFNRISSADSYEENQLFATLDPMTRKLSLPSGYSTLITDTVGFIQDLPTTLIAAFRSTLEEVREADLLLHVVDSSNPDYNQHETTVQELLKELDMAGLPQLTVYNKRDKIDADFVPGSDSDHILISALDERDLSDLLVRIEKLVKKQMISYHAFIPAGEGKLLSQLKSETILNKLEFIEERETYELAGFHLEDHPVAGSIKKFQR; encoded by the coding sequence TTGAAGAATGAATCACTTGAAAAAGTCATACTTGTCGGTTGTCAAATAGATGAAGATGACCTTCGATTTCAATATAGTCTCGGGGAGCTCGGGGAACTGACAGAAACGGCCAGGGGACAAGTGTCCGCCATCCTTACCCAGAAGAGGGAGAGCGTCCATCCGGGTACATATATAGGGAAGGGAAAAGTCGAGGAGCTTGTCCTCCTGGAAGAAGAACTGGAACCGGATATCATCATCTTCAATGATGAATTATCACCTAGTCAGATAAGAAATCTATCGAAGGAACTGCAGGCAAGGGTGATCGACCGGACGCAATTGATCCTGGATATCTTCGCCCAGCGTGCAAGGTCAAGGGAAGGGAAGCTGCAGGTGGAGCTTGCCCAGCTACAATATCTGCTCCCAAGACTTATCGGTCAAGGAGCATCCCTTTCCAGATTAGGGGGAGGAATCGGGACGAGGGGACCCGGGGAGACCAAACTTGAGAGTGACCGTCGCCATATTCACCGTCGGATCGATGATATTAAGAAACAGCTGCAAAGCATTGTAGGACACCGGGAAAGGTACCGGGAACGGCGTAAACGGAATAAAAGCTTCCAAATTGCCCTCGTCGGATATACGAATGCCGGTAAGTCGACGTTATTCAACCGGATCTCGTCAGCCGATTCATATGAGGAAAACCAATTGTTTGCCACCCTTGACCCGATGACGAGGAAACTGTCATTGCCAAGCGGATATTCAACATTGATCACTGATACGGTTGGATTTATCCAGGACTTGCCGACAACGCTGATCGCTGCCTTTCGCTCTACATTGGAAGAGGTAAGGGAAGCAGATCTGCTCCTTCATGTGGTGGACAGCTCCAACCCGGATTACAATCAGCATGAAACAACAGTCCAGGAATTATTGAAAGAGCTCGACATGGCAGGCCTGCCCCAGTTGACAGTTTACAATAAACGGGATAAGATCGATGCCGATTTCGTCCCGGGCAGTGATTCTGATCATATCCTGATCAGTGCACTGGATGAAAGGGATCTGTCAGACTTGCTGGTGAGAATTGAAAAACTTGTGAAAAAGCAGATGATTTCCTATCATGCCTTCATTCCGGCCGGGGAAGGGAAGCTTCTTTCCCAATTAAAGAGTGAAACGATCCTCAATAAATTGGAATTCATTGAAGAACGTGAAACATATGAACTTGCCGGCTTTCACCTGGAGGATCATCCCGTAGCGGGAAGCATCAAGAAATTTCAAAGATAG
- the hfq gene encoding RNA chaperone Hfq: MKQSINIQDQFLNQLRKDGSLVTVFLLNGFQIRGQVKGFDNFTVLFETEGKQQLVYKHAISTFAPQRNVQINFEEQNS; this comes from the coding sequence ATGAAACAATCCATTAATATCCAAGATCAATTCCTTAATCAATTGCGAAAAGACGGTTCACTCGTAACGGTATTCCTTTTAAACGGTTTCCAAATCCGTGGTCAGGTGAAGGGGTTTGATAACTTCACAGTATTGTTTGAAACGGAAGGGAAACAGCAGCTCGTCTATAAACATGCCATCTCGACATTCGCTCCCCAGCGAAATGTTCAAATAAATTTCGAAGAACAAAACAGTTGA
- the miaA gene encoding tRNA (adenosine(37)-N6)-dimethylallyltransferase MiaA — translation MINKEKVIVLIGPTAVGKTNTSIELAKRFNGEIISGDSMQIYKKMDIGTAKITVEEMDGVPHHLIDIKEPDESFSVAEFQQLVRKKITDIHSRGKLPFIVGGTGLYIQAVLYDYQFTETPGDEGYRVALERDLASKGSQWLHEKLEKIDPAAAQNIHRNNTRRVIRALEIHHCTGKTMTEYQEAQSQELLYDVALVGLTMDRERLYERIDLRVDLMMDQGLIQEVKGLYESGLRNVQSVQAIGYKELYDYFDGTVSLDKAVENLKQNSRRYAKRQLTWFRNKMDVSWFDVTIKDSHTKIIEDISEFIAGKLQLKSNK, via the coding sequence ATGATAAATAAAGAGAAAGTGATCGTCCTGATTGGACCGACCGCTGTCGGTAAGACCAATACAAGCATAGAGCTTGCTAAGAGATTCAACGGTGAAATCATCAGTGGTGATTCCATGCAGATTTATAAAAAGATGGATATCGGGACAGCCAAAATCACAGTTGAGGAAATGGACGGTGTACCCCATCATCTGATCGATATTAAAGAGCCCGATGAATCGTTCTCCGTGGCAGAATTCCAACAACTAGTGAGAAAGAAGATCACAGACATCCATTCACGAGGCAAGCTCCCGTTCATTGTCGGGGGAACTGGCCTTTATATTCAGGCAGTATTATACGATTACCAATTCACAGAGACCCCGGGTGATGAGGGATACAGGGTGGCATTGGAAAGAGACCTTGCGAGCAAAGGGTCTCAATGGCTGCATGAGAAACTCGAGAAAATAGATCCGGCTGCCGCACAGAATATCCACCGGAACAACACCCGACGTGTGATCCGTGCATTGGAAATTCACCACTGTACCGGAAAGACCATGACGGAATATCAGGAAGCACAATCGCAAGAGCTGCTGTATGATGTTGCCCTCGTTGGGCTGACGATGGACAGGGAAAGACTATATGAACGAATTGACCTCCGCGTTGACCTCATGATGGATCAAGGTCTGATCCAAGAGGTGAAGGGCTTATACGAAAGCGGATTAAGAAACGTTCAGTCGGTTCAGGCCATTGGCTACAAGGAACTGTATGATTATTTTGACGGGACGGTCAGTCTTGATAAAGCGGTTGAAAATCTCAAACAGAACTCCAGGCGATATGCAAAACGTCAGCTTACATGGTTCAGAAATAAAATGGATGTATCCTGGTTCGATGTAACCATAAAGGACTCACATACAAAAATTATTGAGGATATTTCAGAATTTATTGCAGGAAAGCTTCAGTTGAAGTCGAATAAGTAA
- the mutL gene encoding DNA mismatch repair endonuclease MutL — MVKIFQLDDSLSNKIAAGEVVERPASVVKELLENSIDARGTVIEVHIEEAGLQSIRIIDNGEGIEHEDVQTAFKRHATSKIKDENDLFRIRTLGFRGEALPSIASVSHFALKTSTGEGPGTLIELEGGEIKSFEHTSSRKGTDITVSQLFFNTPARLKYMKTIHTELGNITDVVNRIALSHPEVSIRLLHNGKSLLHTNGNGDVRQVLAAIYGVGIAKKMVPIQVGSLDFKVSGYISLPEVTRASRNYISTMINGRFIKNYAIARAIGEGYHTLLPIGRHPIVLLDIEMDPILVDVNVHPSKMEVRISKENELNELITEGIKRVFKGQELIPSGAVIPKSAKPKSEQTFMNLDHSVKPEKPRQAGAVRERLLPKEEMEKLYSPPQLEKEILPPSEPVPQLQDEPEEVPVGAQSEAVEDIQEETVEEERDDSRLPPFYLVGQMHGTYIFAQNERGLYIIDQHAAQERIKYEYFREKVGKVEKELQELLVPITLEFSTDEYIKINEHRSHLEEVGVFLEDFGHNSFIVRSHPQWFPKGEEQETIEEMIEQILKMNRVDIKKLREEAAIMMSCKGSIKANHHLRNEDMQSLLDELRLAGDPFTCPHGRPIIIHYSTYEMEKLFKRIM; from the coding sequence GTGGTAAAGATCTTTCAGCTAGACGATTCATTATCGAATAAAATCGCTGCAGGCGAAGTGGTCGAGCGTCCGGCTTCCGTTGTAAAGGAACTGCTGGAAAACAGCATTGATGCCCGCGGGACCGTCATCGAAGTGCACATCGAAGAAGCCGGATTACAATCAATCCGGATCATCGATAACGGAGAAGGCATCGAGCATGAAGATGTGCAAACAGCATTCAAGCGCCATGCCACCAGCAAAATTAAAGATGAAAATGACCTGTTCAGGATACGCACCCTTGGATTTAGGGGAGAGGCCCTTCCGAGTATTGCATCGGTCTCTCATTTCGCTTTAAAAACAAGCACAGGGGAAGGACCGGGAACCTTAATCGAGCTGGAAGGCGGAGAAATCAAATCATTTGAACATACGTCTTCAAGAAAAGGGACGGATATCACAGTTTCACAATTGTTCTTTAATACACCGGCCCGTTTGAAATACATGAAGACGATTCACACAGAACTTGGGAATATCACAGATGTTGTCAATCGCATCGCCCTGTCACATCCGGAAGTTTCAATCAGGCTTCTGCACAATGGCAAATCGCTTCTTCATACAAATGGGAATGGAGATGTCCGTCAGGTGCTGGCTGCCATATACGGCGTCGGGATCGCCAAGAAAATGGTCCCCATTCAAGTGGGTTCCCTTGATTTTAAAGTGAGCGGGTACATTTCCCTGCCTGAAGTGACAAGGGCATCAAGGAACTATATCTCCACGATGATCAATGGCCGCTTTATTAAAAATTACGCCATTGCCCGTGCAATCGGGGAAGGGTATCATACCCTTTTACCGATTGGCCGTCACCCGATCGTCCTTCTGGACATTGAGATGGACCCCATTCTTGTTGATGTGAACGTCCATCCTTCAAAGATGGAAGTACGTATCTCTAAAGAGAATGAGCTGAATGAGCTGATCACTGAAGGAATCAAGCGGGTGTTTAAAGGACAAGAGCTGATTCCATCGGGGGCCGTGATCCCTAAATCGGCAAAGCCGAAGTCTGAGCAGACATTCATGAATTTAGATCATTCAGTTAAACCGGAGAAGCCGAGGCAGGCAGGAGCAGTACGTGAACGGCTGCTGCCCAAAGAAGAAATGGAAAAGCTTTACTCGCCGCCACAGCTTGAAAAGGAGATTCTTCCCCCGAGTGAGCCTGTCCCCCAACTGCAGGATGAACCGGAGGAAGTTCCTGTCGGGGCTCAGTCGGAAGCGGTGGAAGATATTCAGGAGGAGACCGTTGAAGAAGAAAGAGATGATTCACGGCTGCCGCCATTTTATCTTGTAGGGCAAATGCACGGTACGTATATTTTCGCGCAAAATGAGCGGGGATTATATATCATCGACCAACATGCCGCACAGGAGCGGATCAAATACGAATATTTCAGGGAAAAAGTCGGAAAGGTAGAGAAAGAGCTGCAGGAGCTTCTTGTACCGATCACATTGGAATTCTCAACCGACGAATATATCAAAATCAATGAACACAGAAGCCATCTTGAAGAAGTCGGGGTGTTCCTGGAGGACTTTGGACATAACAGTTTTATTGTCCGGTCCCATCCCCAATGGTTTCCTAAAGGGGAGGAGCAGGAGACTATAGAGGAAATGATCGAGCAAATCTTAAAGATGAATAGAGTCGACATCAAGAAGCTCAGGGAAGAAGCCGCGATCATGATGAGCTGCAAAGGATCGATCAAAGCAAATCATCATTTGCGAAATGAAGACATGCAGTCACTGTTGGATGAATTGAGATTGGCCGGAGACCCTTTCACCTGCCCGCATGGAAGACCGATCATCATTCATTATTCAACGTATGAAATGGAAAAATTGTTCAAAAGAATCATGTGA
- the spoVK gene encoding stage V sporulation protein K, whose translation MDQPMRMKNNGQISIVLNSHKRSSVRETLEPIPQSLPQEHIALKEIEEELGSLVGMEEMKKMVKEIYAWIYVNKKREAMGLKAGKQALHMMFKGNPGTGKTTVARIIGKLFLKMNVLSKGHLIEAERADLVGEYIGHTAQKTRDLVKKALGGILFIDEAYSLGRGGEKDFGKEAIDTLVKHMEDKQHDFILILAGYSKEMEHFLTLNPGLQSRFPLVFHFPDYSVDQLMEIGRRMLEEKEYILSHDAERKIRDHLHSAKNTLSPMAFSNGRYVRNVLEKSIRAQAMRLLMENCYDRHDLLTIRSNDLIFTRETSD comes from the coding sequence ATGGATCAACCAATGAGAATGAAAAATAATGGGCAAATAAGCATCGTGTTGAATTCCCATAAACGCAGTTCTGTGCGGGAAACGTTAGAACCGATACCACAATCCCTCCCTCAAGAGCATATCGCATTGAAAGAAATCGAAGAAGAATTAGGATCTCTTGTCGGAATGGAAGAAATGAAAAAAATGGTGAAAGAAATCTATGCCTGGATATATGTGAATAAAAAACGTGAAGCAATGGGGTTGAAAGCCGGTAAGCAAGCTCTTCATATGATGTTCAAGGGAAACCCCGGCACAGGTAAAACAACGGTTGCCAGAATCATCGGCAAGCTGTTCTTGAAAATGAATGTACTGTCAAAAGGGCATCTCATAGAAGCGGAGAGAGCGGATCTTGTTGGTGAATATATCGGTCACACCGCCCAAAAAACAAGGGACCTTGTGAAAAAGGCACTCGGCGGTATTCTGTTCATCGACGAGGCGTATTCGTTGGGGAGGGGAGGAGAGAAGGACTTTGGAAAAGAGGCGATCGATACCCTTGTTAAACATATGGAGGATAAACAACATGACTTCATTCTCATCCTCGCCGGGTATTCAAAGGAAATGGAGCACTTTCTGACATTGAATCCCGGCCTTCAATCAAGATTTCCGTTAGTGTTCCACTTTCCTGACTACTCTGTTGATCAACTGATGGAAATCGGCAGAAGGATGCTTGAAGAGAAAGAGTACATCTTGAGTCATGATGCAGAAAGGAAGATCAGGGACCATCTTCATTCTGCCAAGAACACCCTCTCACCGATGGCGTTTTCAAATGGACGGTATGTCCGGAATGTTTTGGAAAAATCAATCCGTGCACAGGCGATGAGACTGTTGATGGAAAACTGTTATGATCGCCACGATTTACTCACGATCCGCAGTAACGATCTCATTTTTACAAGGGAAACATCTGATTGA
- a CDS encoding MFS transporter has protein sequence MKWFIISQSFVSVAAGVSFPFYLLFIQNIGSTYASFGFAYGLFMLSAAMSHRLVGRLADVIGGKLLLFGYSIGMSILFLFIPSIASVQGVYMIQLLLGLLGAVQKTSEKVVLSDVTDQLYRGRSIGSYHFWTSIFSSLAVMGTGFLLDYFTIYFIFYACSLFFFISGILILTKLKLQPIKNSKNGAV, from the coding sequence ATGAAGTGGTTCATCATTTCTCAAAGTTTTGTTTCCGTGGCGGCAGGTGTGTCTTTTCCATTCTATCTATTATTCATACAAAATATCGGGAGCACTTATGCAAGCTTTGGTTTTGCGTATGGGCTGTTTATGCTAAGTGCCGCCATGAGTCATCGATTAGTAGGAAGGCTTGCCGACGTGATCGGCGGGAAGCTTTTACTTTTTGGCTATTCGATTGGCATGAGCATCCTGTTCCTCTTCATTCCTTCCATCGCGAGCGTGCAGGGGGTCTATATGATTCAATTACTGTTGGGTCTGTTGGGAGCTGTGCAGAAGACGTCAGAGAAGGTTGTATTGAGTGATGTGACAGATCAGCTTTACAGGGGCAGAAGTATCGGGTCTTACCATTTTTGGACATCGATATTTTCAAGTTTGGCCGTGATGGGAACAGGCTTCCTGTTGGATTACTTCACCATATACTTTATTTTTTATGCTTGTTCCCTATTCTTTTTTATAAGCGGGATCCTCATTTTGACAAAGCTAAAACTCCAACCGATAAAAAATAGTAAAAACGGGGCTGTGTAG
- a CDS encoding penicillin acylase family protein, whose product MNGGIEFQKKKSNKLLKFTLWGAGAVLFILLGILIFVNYYIDRSLPVTSGTVSMTGLSEDVEVIRDKDGVPHILAQSEKDLYMAQGYVQAQDRLFQMDLSRRQASGRLSEVVGEQAVDRDKFFRTFGLRRAAEVSYTAYPDEAKELLEWYAAGVNAYMDEAKEKGKLPFEFKLLGYVPETWTPIDSLTIGKYMAFDLGGHWQGQAFRYWALETLPENKAYDLFPSYPEGAPTILNDIGESGVEVSKSFEDAVIPPAFNGSNNWVVSGDKTASGMPLLADDPHLSLGTPSIWYQMHLQSPEMNVSGVIFAGIPGIILGHNDQIAWGVTNTGPDVQDLYIEKRSKEDPSLFLYDNKWEKATIIDEPISVKDGETIPYEVTITRHGPVISEFAHRNDDENVLSMRWTALDPSLELMAVINMNKAENWEQFEKALYDFHVPTQNFVFASKDGTIAYKANGKIPIRKKGDGLLPVPGWDPDYDWQGFIPFEELPKVVNPAEGYVATANNKVVSDEYPYHISHHWAQPYRYMRISEYLESKDELTINDMKELQMDQLNLHAREFVSMLLEALSEQPLTGEQQEALNILSAWDFRDDKEEAAPLIFHQWMGEISSGLFKKEIPKNMMKMFEGKQNVVDELIRKADGGDESDWFQDRGGYSAFMSDSLNDTLSSLKQSYGASMKDWEWGMYHKVYFEHPLSASSSFLQRFLNDRDPLPVGGSRVTVEAASYNDEGIVNHGASWRFAIDTEDMEKGYHIVGPGQAGHYKSKWYQNQIDDWVNGTYHVTSTGNPSGERLILTSE is encoded by the coding sequence ATGAATGGAGGCATTGAGTTTCAAAAAAAGAAAAGCAATAAGCTCCTCAAGTTCACATTATGGGGGGCAGGAGCGGTATTGTTCATTCTTCTTGGTATCCTGATCTTTGTGAATTATTATATCGACCGGTCCCTTCCCGTTACCTCCGGGACAGTTTCCATGACTGGACTGTCGGAGGACGTTGAGGTGATCCGGGATAAAGACGGTGTTCCTCATATCCTTGCTCAAAGTGAAAAAGATCTATACATGGCACAGGGCTATGTGCAGGCGCAGGACCGGCTTTTCCAAATGGATCTGAGCAGGAGGCAGGCATCAGGTCGGTTAAGTGAAGTGGTCGGTGAGCAAGCGGTGGATCGTGATAAATTCTTCCGCACATTCGGTTTGCGGAGGGCGGCCGAAGTTTCTTATACCGCTTATCCTGACGAAGCAAAAGAATTGCTTGAGTGGTATGCAGCAGGGGTGAATGCTTATATGGATGAAGCGAAGGAGAAAGGAAAGCTCCCTTTTGAGTTCAAGCTCCTTGGTTATGTTCCGGAAACATGGACACCCATCGATTCATTGACCATCGGAAAATATATGGCATTTGATCTGGGCGGACATTGGCAGGGGCAGGCGTTCAGGTACTGGGCTCTTGAAACCCTTCCTGAGAACAAGGCATATGATCTCTTTCCCTCCTACCCGGAAGGCGCACCGACAATACTTAATGATATTGGTGAATCGGGGGTTGAGGTAAGCAAATCCTTTGAAGATGCAGTCATTCCGCCAGCATTCAACGGCAGCAACAACTGGGTTGTAAGCGGTGATAAGACAGCCAGCGGTATGCCTTTGCTCGCAGATGATCCCCATCTGTCGCTCGGAACTCCTTCAATCTGGTATCAAATGCATCTTCAATCCCCTGAGATGAATGTAAGTGGGGTGATTTTTGCCGGAATACCGGGGATCATCCTTGGACATAACGATCAAATCGCCTGGGGCGTGACGAACACCGGGCCCGATGTACAGGATTTATACATCGAAAAGCGCAGCAAAGAAGATCCTTCCCTGTTTCTTTATGATAACAAATGGGAAAAAGCGACCATAATAGACGAGCCGATTTCTGTGAAAGATGGGGAGACCATCCCTTATGAAGTGACGATCACCAGGCATGGACCGGTGATTTCAGAATTTGCCCATCGGAATGATGATGAAAATGTCCTGTCTATGAGATGGACCGCTCTTGATCCGAGCCTGGAGCTAATGGCAGTCATAAACATGAATAAAGCTGAAAACTGGGAACAATTCGAGAAAGCTTTATACGATTTTCATGTTCCTACCCAGAATTTTGTATTCGCCTCAAAGGACGGAACAATCGCTTATAAAGCAAATGGGAAGATTCCAATCAGGAAGAAAGGGGACGGACTTCTCCCGGTACCTGGATGGGACCCTGATTATGACTGGCAGGGATTCATCCCCTTTGAAGAACTTCCGAAAGTGGTCAATCCAGCAGAAGGATACGTGGCAACTGCAAATAATAAAGTGGTGTCAGATGAATATCCCTACCATATCAGCCATCACTGGGCTCAGCCCTATCGTTATATGAGAATCTCAGAATACTTGGAAAGCAAGGATGAACTGACAATCAATGATATGAAGGAGTTGCAGATGGATCAATTGAACCTACATGCCCGTGAATTCGTATCGATGCTCCTGGAGGCACTGTCTGAACAACCACTCACCGGGGAACAGCAAGAGGCGCTGAACATCTTAAGCGCGTGGGACTTCCGGGATGATAAAGAGGAAGCGGCTCCCCTGATCTTCCATCAGTGGATGGGCGAAATATCGTCGGGGCTTTTTAAAAAGGAAATTCCGAAGAATATGATGAAAATGTTCGAAGGGAAACAGAATGTAGTAGACGAACTGATCCGAAAAGCAGACGGCGGAGATGAGTCCGACTGGTTCCAAGACAGGGGAGGATACAGTGCGTTCATGTCGGATTCTTTGAACGACACGCTCTCTTCATTGAAACAGTCATATGGTGCTTCCATGAAAGATTGGGAGTGGGGGATGTATCATAAAGTATACTTTGAACATCCCTTGTCGGCTAGTTCATCGTTCCTGCAGAGATTTCTGAACGACAGGGACCCTCTCCCGGTAGGCGGGAGCAGGGTGACGGTGGAAGCAGCGAGCTACAATGATGAGGGCATCGTCAATCACGGCGCTTCCTGGAGGTTCGCAATCGATACAGAGGATATGGAGAAAGGCTATCATATCGTTGGGCCGGGACAGGCAGGCCATTACAAAAGCAAATGGTATCAAAACCAGATTGATGACTGGGTCAACGGAACCTACCATGTCACTTCCACAGGAAATCCAAGTGGCGAACGTTTAATTCTGACATCTGAATGA